In Halobaculum sp. XH14, a single genomic region encodes these proteins:
- a CDS encoding cytochrome P450, whose protein sequence is MAQSDATTGGDDSGRDDAAATADLGELPPPPGPDGLPVVGNTFQFLGDVWAFYDTLADHGDVVSYRVAGYDFVTLLHPDHVERVLVGEPDRFRKGDVQRQSGIELLERGLLLSEGEQWRHQRETLQPMFYRNRVESFGETMVEEAVRTVDSWDDGTVLEPRSTFSELTLRILSRTLVGADLGDEDDVVREAARAIQARSDAGALSSFLPHWLPTPRNRRFKRATAEFDDLVSGLIDERREEGPGEHEDLLSTLVAAGDAPEGPSDREIRDQLMTFLFAGHETSSLALTYAVYVLTQHPDVTARLETEVDDALGESPPTVADVPRLEYTERVIRETLRLYPPAYVLFRRTTEDVAFDGHRVPAGTELTLPAFRLHTDPRFWENPEAFDPSRWAESEGKRPEYAYFPFGGGPRHCIGMRFAMLELKILLATFVRRVGFELVSDPDLSFDAAATLQPSDPLEVRVTRR, encoded by the coding sequence ATGGCCCAGTCAGATGCGACCACGGGCGGGGACGACTCCGGTCGCGACGACGCCGCCGCCACGGCGGACCTCGGCGAACTCCCTCCACCACCCGGGCCGGACGGGCTCCCGGTCGTCGGCAACACGTTCCAGTTCCTCGGGGACGTGTGGGCGTTCTACGACACGCTCGCCGACCACGGCGACGTGGTCTCCTACCGCGTCGCCGGCTACGACTTCGTGACGCTGCTCCACCCGGACCACGTCGAACGGGTTCTGGTCGGCGAACCGGACCGGTTCCGGAAGGGCGACGTCCAGCGTCAGTCCGGGATCGAACTCCTGGAACGGGGGCTCCTCCTCTCGGAGGGCGAGCAGTGGCGGCACCAGCGGGAGACGCTCCAGCCGATGTTCTACCGGAACCGCGTCGAGTCGTTCGGCGAAACGATGGTCGAGGAGGCCGTAAGGACCGTCGATTCGTGGGACGACGGGACCGTACTGGAACCTCGGTCGACGTTCTCGGAACTCACGCTCCGGATCCTCTCGCGCACGCTCGTCGGGGCAGACCTCGGCGACGAGGACGACGTCGTCCGCGAGGCCGCGAGGGCCATCCAGGCCAGATCCGACGCCGGCGCGCTCTCCTCGTTCCTGCCCCACTGGCTGCCGACGCCGCGGAACCGCCGGTTCAAACGCGCGACCGCCGAGTTCGACGACCTCGTCTCCGGGCTCATCGACGAACGGCGCGAGGAAGGGCCGGGCGAACACGAGGACCTGCTCTCCACGCTGGTTGCGGCCGGTGACGCACCGGAGGGACCGTCGGATCGGGAGATCCGCGACCAGTTGATGACGTTCCTGTTCGCCGGCCACGAGACGTCCTCGCTGGCGCTCACCTACGCCGTCTACGTGCTCACACAGCACCCGGACGTCACAGCGCGGCTCGAGACCGAAGTCGACGACGCGCTGGGCGAGTCACCCCCGACGGTCGCGGACGTTCCCCGGCTGGAGTACACCGAACGGGTGATCCGGGAGACGCTCCGGCTGTACCCGCCGGCGTACGTCCTCTTCCGCCGGACGACCGAGGACGTCGCCTTCGACGGCCACCGCGTCCCCGCCGGGACGGAACTGACGCTCCCCGCGTTCCGCCTCCACACCGACCCCCGATTCTGGGAGAACCCGGAGGCGTTCGACCCGTCGCGGTGGGCCGAGTCGGAGGGGAAGCGACCCGAGTACGCCTACTTCCCGTTCGGCGGCGGCCCGCGCCACTGCATCGGGATGCGGTTCGCGATGCTCGAACTGAAGATACTGCTGGCGACGTTCGTCCGGCGCGTCGGGTTCGAACTCGTCTCCGACCCGGACCTCTCGTTCGACGCCGCGGCGACGCTCCAGCCGAGCGATCCGCTCGAAGTCAGGGTGACCCGGCGTTAG
- a CDS encoding acc operon protein, translating into MDARDLAIPESADDHEAAAIAAAVSAHLRDREAAAAVESADGAETWDGKRWAFAGRTESLQGRTERVPDGAPTDAWAATGRSDRF; encoded by the coding sequence ATGGACGCCCGCGACCTCGCCATCCCGGAGTCGGCCGACGATCACGAGGCCGCCGCCATCGCGGCCGCGGTCAGCGCGCACCTCCGCGACCGTGAAGCCGCCGCAGCCGTGGAGTCGGCCGACGGAGCGGAGACCTGGGACGGCAAACGGTGGGCGTTCGCGGGCCGAACCGAGTCGCTCCAGGGCCGCACGGAGCGCGTGCCGGACGGCGCTCCGACCGACGCCTGGGCGGCGACGGGGCGGTCCGACCGGTTCTAA
- a CDS encoding acyl-CoA carboxylase subunit beta has protein sequence MEERIEELREKRAEALLGGGEDRIESQHEKGKMTARERIDYFLDDDTFHEFDQFRTHDTHTFGMEEKRIYGDGVVTGYGEVNGRKTFVFAHDFTVFGGSLGEVFAEKVCKVMDKAMDVGAPVVGLNDSAGARIQEGVGSLAGYAEIFRRNTEASGVIPQLSAIMGPCAGGAVYSPAITDFVFMVKDTSHMFITGPEVIKTVTGEEVTFEELGGATTHGSTSGVAHFAEESEEDALDDMRRLLSYLPQNNVEDPPRVDPWDDPERADDELNGIVPDQPRKPYDMTNVIDRVVDEGSFFETHADFAKNIVTGFGRLDGHSVGIVANQPRVNAGTLDIEASEKGARFVRFCDAFNVPILTFVDVPGFMPGTDQEHDGIIRHGAKLLYAYSEATVPLLTVITRKAYGGAYDVMASKHIGGDVNYAWPSAEIAVMGPQGAVNILYSDELDEADDPDARRDDLIEEYREEFANPYTAADKGFIDDVLEPPETRPRLVSDLEMLKSKRDSLPDKKHGNIPI, from the coding sequence GACCGAATCGAGAGCCAGCACGAGAAGGGGAAGATGACCGCACGCGAGCGGATCGACTACTTCCTCGACGACGACACGTTCCACGAGTTCGACCAGTTCCGGACCCACGACACGCACACGTTCGGGATGGAGGAAAAGCGGATCTACGGCGACGGCGTCGTCACCGGCTACGGCGAGGTGAACGGCCGGAAGACGTTCGTGTTCGCCCACGACTTCACCGTCTTCGGCGGGTCGCTCGGCGAGGTGTTCGCCGAGAAGGTCTGCAAGGTGATGGACAAGGCGATGGACGTCGGCGCGCCCGTCGTCGGCCTCAACGACTCCGCGGGCGCGCGGATCCAGGAGGGCGTCGGCTCGCTCGCGGGCTACGCGGAGATCTTTCGCCGGAACACCGAGGCGTCGGGCGTCATCCCCCAACTGTCGGCCATCATGGGGCCCTGCGCCGGCGGCGCGGTGTACTCGCCCGCGATCACGGACTTCGTCTTCATGGTGAAAGACACCAGCCACATGTTCATCACCGGCCCGGAGGTCATCAAGACCGTCACGGGCGAGGAGGTCACCTTCGAGGAACTGGGCGGCGCGACGACCCACGGCTCGACCTCCGGGGTCGCCCACTTCGCCGAGGAGAGCGAGGAGGACGCCCTGGACGACATGCGCCGCCTGCTCTCGTACCTGCCGCAGAACAACGTCGAGGACCCGCCCCGCGTCGACCCCTGGGACGACCCCGAGCGCGCCGACGACGAACTGAACGGCATCGTCCCCGACCAGCCGCGGAAGCCCTACGACATGACGAACGTGATCGACCGCGTCGTCGACGAGGGCTCATTCTTCGAGACGCACGCCGACTTCGCGAAGAACATCGTCACCGGGTTCGGCCGCCTCGACGGCCACAGCGTCGGCATCGTGGCGAACCAGCCCCGCGTGAACGCCGGCACGCTCGACATCGAAGCCAGCGAGAAGGGCGCGCGCTTCGTCCGCTTCTGTGACGCGTTCAACGTTCCCATCCTCACGTTCGTCGACGTCCCCGGCTTCATGCCCGGCACCGACCAGGAGCACGACGGCATCATCCGCCACGGCGCGAAGCTACTGTACGCGTACTCCGAGGCGACCGTCCCGCTCCTGACGGTCATCACACGGAAGGCGTACGGCGGCGCCTACGACGTGATGGCTTCCAAGCACATCGGCGGCGACGTGAACTACGCGTGGCCCTCGGCCGAAATCGCCGTGATGGGGCCCCAGGGCGCGGTGAACATCCTCTACTCGGACGAACTCGACGAGGCCGATGACCCGGACGCGCGCCGGGACGACCTCATCGAGGAGTACCGCGAGGAGTTCGCCAACCCGTACACCGCCGCCGACAAGGGGTTCATCGACGATGTGCTCGAACCGCCCGAAACCCGGCCGCGGCTCGTCAGCGACCTTGAGATGCTCAAATCCAAGCGCGACTCGCTGCCGGACAAGAAACACGGCAACATCCCCATCTGA